In Granulicatella elegans, one genomic interval encodes:
- a CDS encoding BglG family transcription antiterminator — protein MNNRQVDLLNRLIQENDPVTGKVLAQQYLVSTKTIYNDISVINQYLKAFSSEIKKKPSTGIYIEIDEKYKEQLKKTFQVSQTTNKQNEEYKLLSTFILKNEIDILDYSIENFTSESTIRREIHELEKEINKNGIRLIKHQGKISLDGLEDNIRKFFRNKLLSGLIHFNLTGLSNYGCINQNRVQEIIQIMNQLLEKYKFLVCYEYRHYLLMDLVIFDIRWKHGYFIEQQNDLDSNNPKIIETYLLARDLLNEVSGKEVAEKEIISLSQSLITIGNYENTYLESNTQIEKTVDEFIALVGELAGIHFEQDDYLRGMLINHIPAMVMRLRNKIHLKSDLMEEIKYQYGVLYNFVWLSGKVFKNNFNVELTDNEAALLTIHLEISVEKIKKPMNIYVICPHSLATSELLLNQVRKVTGQYEHIHKVEYSKASSLDISINDLVISSVELKNVSFPYIHVGTIMKEDDLLKIQRKFLANTMERTQYNFLTKNDEEYTNRLIKKLLGKSIYIREKVSSVDKCLSKIIQLADEKNLENIKFEKTIRHRENLGITSTYTGIALPHANPKEVHTSELIMMTLEKPIYWGQNLVKVVMLIAIAEKELEFYKDALKVIYSKIDSSSYIQNLWESENHESFITALFSEANFESIL, from the coding sequence ATGAATAATAGACAGGTAGATCTATTGAATCGGTTAATTCAAGAAAACGATCCTGTTACGGGGAAGGTGTTAGCTCAACAGTATCTGGTTTCCACTAAAACGATTTACAATGATATTTCAGTAATTAATCAATATTTAAAAGCTTTTTCTTCAGAAATAAAGAAAAAACCTAGTACGGGGATTTATATTGAAATAGATGAAAAATATAAAGAACAATTGAAGAAAACTTTTCAAGTTTCTCAAACAACAAATAAGCAAAATGAAGAGTATAAACTATTATCTACATTTATACTGAAAAATGAAATTGATATTTTAGATTATTCCATTGAAAATTTCACGAGTGAATCAACTATAAGAAGAGAAATTCATGAACTGGAAAAAGAAATTAACAAGAATGGAATCAGATTGATTAAACATCAAGGGAAAATTTCATTGGATGGTTTGGAAGACAATATTAGAAAATTCTTTCGTAATAAGCTGTTAAGTGGATTAATTCATTTTAATTTAACAGGATTATCGAATTATGGATGTATTAATCAGAATAGAGTTCAAGAAATTATCCAAATTATGAATCAGTTGTTAGAAAAATATAAATTTTTAGTTTGTTATGAATATCGTCATTATTTATTAATGGACTTGGTCATTTTCGATATTCGTTGGAAACACGGATATTTTATAGAACAACAAAATGATTTAGATAGCAATAATCCTAAAATAATTGAAACATACTTGTTAGCTAGAGATTTATTGAATGAAGTTTCTGGAAAAGAAGTTGCCGAGAAGGAAATCATTTCTCTTTCTCAGAGCTTAATTACTATTGGGAATTATGAAAATACTTATTTAGAGTCCAATACTCAAATTGAGAAAACAGTAGATGAATTTATAGCTTTAGTTGGTGAGCTAGCGGGTATTCACTTTGAGCAAGACGATTATTTAAGAGGAATGTTAATCAATCATATCCCAGCAATGGTTATGAGATTGCGAAATAAAATTCATTTGAAAAGTGATTTGATGGAAGAAATTAAGTATCAGTATGGAGTCTTGTATAACTTTGTTTGGTTATCAGGAAAAGTTTTTAAGAATAATTTCAATGTTGAATTAACAGATAATGAAGCAGCACTTTTAACCATACATTTGGAGATATCAGTAGAAAAGATAAAAAAACCAATGAATATCTATGTGATATGCCCACATAGTTTAGCAACATCGGAATTATTATTGAATCAAGTTAGAAAAGTGACAGGTCAGTATGAACATATTCATAAAGTTGAATATTCCAAAGCAAGTTCTTTAGATATCAGTATAAACGACTTAGTGATTAGTTCTGTGGAATTAAAGAATGTATCGTTTCCGTATATACATGTTGGAACGATTATGAAAGAAGATGATTTACTAAAAATCCAAAGAAAATTTTTAGCCAATACAATGGAGCGAACACAATATAACTTTTTAACGAAAAATGATGAAGAATATACGAATCGACTCATCAAAAAATTACTTGGAAAATCGATATATATTAGAGAAAAAGTAAGCAGCGTAGATAAGTGTTTGTCAAAAATTATCCAATTGGCTGATGAGAAAAATCTTGAGAATATAAAATTTGAAAAGACTATACGCCATAGAGAAAATTTAGGAATTACAAGTACTTACACAGGTATAGCACTTCCTCATGCAAATCCAAAAGAAGTTCATACTAGTGAATTAATTATGATGACATTAGAGAAACCAATTTATTGGGGACAAAATTTAGTGAAAGTCGTAATGCTAATTGCAATTGCGGAAAAGGAATTGGAATTTTATAAAGATGCTTTAAAAGTTATTTACTCTAAGATTGATAGTTCTTCTTATATACAAAATTTATGGGAGAGCGAAAATCATGAAAGTTTTAT